CCGCCCGCGTACGCGGCCGAGGGAAGTCCAGACCACGCGACGAAGTGTTACCTCGCGGAGATGGAGTACGACCCGAACCAGGCGCTCGAAAGCGACGCCCTCGAGCGCGAGGCGACGGCAACGACCGACGGAGGTGAGTCGCAATGAGTACCGATACCGGGAGCGACCAGCCGCTGGTGCGCGTCGAGGGGCTCCGCAAGTACTTCTACGAGCAAGATTCGTACATCGACCGTCTCTTCGGTCAGGAGCCCGTCGCCGTCCGCGCGGTCGACGACGTGGACTTCGACGTTCACCGCGGCGAGACGCTCGGTCTCGTCGGCGAATCCGGCTGCGGGAAGTCGACGACGGGAGAGACGCTGTTACACCTGCAAGAACCCACCGACGGCGTCGTCCAGTTCGAGGGCGAGAACGTCTTCGAACTCGAGGGTGACCGTCGCAACGAGTTCCGGCGGAACGCACAGGTCGTCTTCCAGGATCCGTTCTCGAGCCTCGATCCGCGAATGACGATCGGAAGGACGATCCAGCAGCCACTCGCGGTCCACGACGTCGGTACTGCCGAGGAGCGCCGCGACCGGGCCCAGGAGTTGCTCGAGCGCGTCGGCCTGTCGGCCGACCAGATCGACCGCTATCCACACGAGTTTTCGGGCGGCCAGCGCCAGCGGATCGGCATCGCGCGGGCACTCGCCCTCGAACCTGAGTTCGTCGTCCTCGACGAACCGACCAGCGCACTCGACGTGAGCGTCCAGGCACAGGTCCTCAATCTGCTCGAGGACCTCCAGGAGGAGTTCGGCCTCACGTACCTGCTCATCAGTCACGACCTCTCGGTCATCCGCCACATCTGTGACCGGGTTGCCGTTATGTACCTGGGTGAAATCGTCGAAATCGGGCCGGTCGAGGAGATCTTCAGCACGCCGAAGCACCCCTACACGCGGGCGCTCCTCGAGAGCGTCCCGAGGGCGTCGACCGACGAGCGCGATCGCGACCGCAACACGCTATCCGGTGACGTTCCCTCGCCGCGGGACCCGCCGAGTGGCTGTCGGTTCCGGACGCGGTGCCCGGAGGTGATCCCGCCCGAAGACGTCGCAATCGAGCAAGCCACCTACCGGGAGATCATGACCCTCAGGGAACTGGTCGAACGGGAGAATATCAGTCTCGAAGTCGTCAGCGACCACGCCGAGATGACCGACGAGGGAATCGACGTCGACCCTGCCGAGGTGGACGCCTTCGTCGCGGACCTGAAGGCCCACGTTTTCGACACACCGTTGCCGCCGGAACACGATGCGATAGTCGAGGAAGCGCTGGTACCGCTCGCCCACGAGAACTGGGACGAATCCGCGATGCGGTTGCGCGACGCTTACGAGAGCATCTGCGAACTCGAAAATCCGGAGTTGGGGAACGAAGCCCATCCCGTCGCCTGTCACCTCTACGCCGACGATCGCTGACGTTCGACGAATCTGGATTTTCCTGGGAAATGGCGGATTACTCCTCCAAGCGCCTCGTTGCGTGCGAGATGCTTTTGCGCGTTTCTCGCGTATCGGTGCTATGGCGAGCAAAGCACCGATCTACTGTGAACTGTGTAAAGAATCGATCGACACCGGCGAGAGCCTCGAACATCACTTGCTGAACGAACACCGACCGCCCGAACTGGCCGAGCGGCTTGCGTCCCAGTGGGAATCTGAAGAACTCGGCGATCCTTCCTGACGCATCTGTGTTCTGTGTGCTGTGCTCTCTGCCTCTGCTCCGTGCTCCGCTGAGACCACCCGAGAAGCCGTTTTAGTACGTCAAACACACTGAACGCGGGGGTGTCCTGGATGCTCGGACTCCGTCCGATGCTCGCCGTTTTCTGCATTTCGTAATGGATCAGTTCGACCGTCTCGTCGTCCGATCGGCGTTCGTACCGTTTAGGAGCCACCGGTTTTCGACTCGAGGCCGATATCGGCAATTACACCGTTCTCTGACGACAGTAACGACGATTGTGGGTTCGTAATCGAGGTTACTAGTACACTCGACATCCGTAATCAAAATTATCAGCGTGTTCGGTTTAGATAACAAAGTAGAGTATTCCCGAGAGGGTGAGTTGGCGGGCTATCCGCCAGGATGAAAAAATGTCAGGAAAGGACCGTTTCGTCGTAACTTTCGTCGCGCTACTCGTGGCGACCGGCATGCTCTTTGCCGGGAGCGCGATGGCGCTAGGGGCGACATCGGCATCGAATGCAACGAATTGTGAACAAGCGGAAGTAACGATCGTCAACGGGGCACAAGATAGCTTTCAAGAAGCCGACGGCGACGAGAATTACCAGGACCAGGTCGCAACTGTAGACGGCGAGTTACTACAGAGTCAACTCGCGACCGGCGACAACAACTGCCAGGAGGCGACCCAGGTTCTCTACTACCAGCAGAGCCAGGAGCAGTGGGCGTTGTTCGGTAACGACAACCAGCAGGTGGAAGACCAGGGTATCCTCGTTTTCTACACGCAGAATCAGTCCGTCGAGGGTGACGACAACGACCAGAGCGCCGAACAGCACGGAAACATCCAGCAGGACCAGATCCAGTACGTCATCCTGGGTGTCGACAACCACCAGCTGAGCGCCCAGGAGGCAGCGCAGGTGCTCGTCCAATCGCAATCCGCCGAGGGTGACGACAACGACCAGAGCGCCGAACAGAACGACAACAACGTCAGCCAGTTCCAGATCCAGCTTTCGATCGCTGGAAACGACAACGCCCAGGGCGCGAGTCAGACTGGCGTGCAGGTGCTCGAGCAATCCCAGACGGCCGAGGGTGACGACAACAACCAGGAAGCCGAGCAAAACGGCAACGACATCGGCCAACAGTCGGTTCAGTTGGTAATCTTCGGCAACGACAACGAGCAAAATACCACCCAGGCTGCCGAGCAAATCTTCAGCCAGGACCAGACTGCCGAGGGTGACGACAACGACCAGGAAGCCGAGCAAAACGACAACGACATCGACCAGCAGTCGGTCCAGCTCGTGCTCTTCGGTGACAACAACGATCAGGACGCCAGCCAGAGTGCGAGTCAGTCGCTACACCAAAGCCAGAGCGCGGAGGGTGACGACAACGACCAGAGCGCCGAGCAAAACGGCAACGACATCGACCAGCAGTCGGTCCAGCTCGTACTCTTCGGCGACGACAACGAGCAATCGTCCGATCAGGACGGTGAACAGCACAGTAGCCAGACCCAGACGGCCGAGGGTGACGACAACGATCAGAAAGCCGAGAGCGAACAGGACATCGATCAGGACGCTGAGCAGGAAGCGAGCGGCTACTATAACAACCAGGACGCTGAGCAGGAAGCCCAGCAGGAGGTCGAGCAGGAACAGGAGGTCGAGGACGGTAACCACAACGAGCAGGAAGCCGAAGCCGATCAGGAGGCCGATCAGGAGGCCGACCAGCAGACGAGCGGCGTCGCCAACGACCAGGACGCCGACCAGGAGAGCGAACAGGAGATCGAACAGGAGCAAGAAGTCGAGGACGGTAACCACAACGAACAGGAAGCCGAGGCCGACCAGAAATCTGAACAAGAAGTCGAGCAAGATTCCAGCGGTGCGCTGAACGATCAGGACGCCGACCAGGAATCTGAACAAGAAGTCGAACAGGAACAGGAAGTGGAGGACGGTAACCACAACGAGCAGGAAGCCGAGGCCGACCAGGAATCCGAGCAAGAAGTCGAGCAAGAGGCTGACGGCCTGGGCAACAACCAGGACGCCGACCAGGAGAGCGAACAGGAAATCGAGCAAGAACAGGAAGTCGAGGACGGTAACCACAACGACCAGGAGGCCGAAGCCGACCAGGAATCAGAACAGGAAGTCGATCAGAACGCTGATGGAGATCTGAATAACCAGGAGGCTGACCAGGAGAGCGAACAGGAGATCGAACAGGAACAGGAGGTCGAGGACGGTAACCACAACGACCAGGAGGCCGAAGCCGACCAGGAATCTGAACAGGAAGTCAAGCAAGATTCCAGCGGCGTCGCAAACAATCAGGAGGCCGACCAGGAGAGCGAACAGGAAATCGAGCAAGAGCAGGAAGTCGAAGACGGCAACCACAACGACCAGGAAGCCGAAGCCGATCAGGAATCTGAACAAGAAGTCGAGCAAGATTCCAGCGGTGCGCTGAACGATCAGGAGGCTGACCAGGAGAGCGAACAGGAAATAGAGCAAGAGCAGGAAGTCGAAGACGGTAACCACAACGACCAGGAGGCCGAAGCCGACCAGGAATCCGAGCAAGAAGTCGAGCAAGATTCCAGCGGTGCGCTGAACGATCAGGAGGCCGAACAGGAATCTGAACAAGAAGTCGAACAGGAACAGGAAGTGGAGGACGGTAACCACAACGAGCAAGAAGCCGAAGCCGATCAGGAATCTGAACAAGAAGTCGAGCAAGAGGCTGACGGCCTGGGCAACAACCAGGACGCCGACCAGGAGAGCGAACAGGAAATCGAGCAAGAACAGGAAGTCGAGGACGGTAACCACAACGACCAGGAAGCCGAGGCCGAACAGGAATCTGAACAGGAAATCGAGCAAGATTCCAGCGGCGTCGCCAATAATCAGGACGCCGACCAGGAGAGCGAACAGGAGATCGAACAGGAACAGGAAGTCGAGGACGGTAACCACAACGAACAGGAGGCCGAAGCCGAACAGGAGGTCGAACAGGAGGTCGAACAGGACGCTAACGGTATCGCCAACGACCAGGAGGCCGAACAAGAAGCCGAGCAGGAAGCCGAACAGGAACAGGAAGCCGAAAACGGTAACGACAACGACCAGGAGGCCGACCAGGAGAGCGAGGTCGAACAGGAGGCCGACCAAGAGGCGACCGGAACCTCGAACGACCAGACCGTCGAGCAGGACGCCGAAACCGACCAGAACCAGGAGCAGACGGTCGAGAACGGCGACGACAACGAACAGACTGCCGAACAGGATGTCGAGGTCGAGCAGAACGCCGACCAGGAGGCCACCGGCGATGGTAACGATCAGACCATCGAACAGGACGCGGACGTGACCCAGGACCAGGAACAGACTGTCGAGAACGGCGACGGTAACGTGCAGAACGCCGAACAAGATGCCACGATCGAACAGAACGCCGAACAGGACTCGGACGGCGGTGACACGGTGACCCAGACCGACGAGACCGAGGTCGACCAGACGCAAACTCAGCAC
This region of Natronosalvus halobius genomic DNA includes:
- a CDS encoding ABC transporter ATP-binding protein produces the protein MSTDTGSDQPLVRVEGLRKYFYEQDSYIDRLFGQEPVAVRAVDDVDFDVHRGETLGLVGESGCGKSTTGETLLHLQEPTDGVVQFEGENVFELEGDRRNEFRRNAQVVFQDPFSSLDPRMTIGRTIQQPLAVHDVGTAEERRDRAQELLERVGLSADQIDRYPHEFSGGQRQRIGIARALALEPEFVVLDEPTSALDVSVQAQVLNLLEDLQEEFGLTYLLISHDLSVIRHICDRVAVMYLGEIVEIGPVEEIFSTPKHPYTRALLESVPRASTDERDRDRNTLSGDVPSPRDPPSGCRFRTRCPEVIPPEDVAIEQATYREIMTLRELVERENISLEVVSDHAEMTDEGIDVDPAEVDAFVADLKAHVFDTPLPPEHDAIVEEALVPLAHENWDESAMRLRDAYESICELENPELGNEAHPVACHLYADDR